The nucleotide sequence GACGAACAACATGTCCCTCTCCCCGCAATTGATGTTCTATGGGGGATTATCGTAGACCGCCAGGAATATCCGCAAAAGGCAGGATTTAAGGGAAAATCGGCATTTCACCTTAAACATTTCGCCATGATGGACGATCTGGACTGGAAAATTCTGGCGCTGCTGCAGGAAAGCGGCCGCATAACCTATACCGAGCTTGCGCGCCACGTGCATCTCTCGGTGCCGGCGGTCACGGAACGCGTGAGACGCCTCGAAGATGCCGGTGTGATCGAAGGCTATGCGGCGCGCGTGAATCCGGCCGCCGCCGGCTATCCCATCTCCGCCCTGATCGGCATTACGGTGCCCCAGTCCGCGAAAGCGAAGTTTCTCAAGCTGCTCGGCACAATAGACGAGGTGCTCGAATGCCATCACGTCACTGGCGCGGACTCCTACGTCATTCGCCTCGTGGCAACGAGCGTGGCCGATCTGGAGCGCCTGCTCCAACGGATCAACCTTTACGGCGAGACGCGCACGTCCATCGTCATGTCCACGCCGCTCGCCGCGCGCGCGCTCGCGCGGCCTCAAAACGGGTCGCGCGGCAAGGCCTAGCCGCGACGCCCCTGGCACTCAGAGCGAACGCTCGATCGCCTGCCCCAGCAGTTCCACGCCGAGATCGATCTCCTGCTCGCTCACGGTCAGCGGCGGCGCGATACGGAACACGCCGCCCATGCCCGGCAACTGCACGATGTTCATGCTGAGCCCGAGCTTCATGCATTCGCGCGTGATCTTCGCGCCGAGACCGTCGGCGGGCTCCTTCGTGCGGCGGTCCTTGACGATCTCCAGACCGAGCAGCAGGCCGCGCCCCCGAATGTCGCCGATGCACTCGAAGCGCTCCATCAAGTCCAGCAGTCCGCGCCTCAACCGGTCACCCATGATGTTTGCGCGCGCAACGAGTCCGTCGCGCGCCACCACGTCCAGCACGCGCAGGCCGACTGCGGCGGGAAGCGGATCGGACACATGGGTCGTGTAGAACAGGAAGCCCCGTTCGTGTGCCGCTTCTTCGATCTGCGCCGACGTCACCACGGCCGCAAGCGGCAAGCCCGCGCCCAATGTCTTGGAGAGCGTGAGGATGTCGGGCGTCACACCGTCGTGCTCGCACGCGAACATCATGCCGGTGCGGCCAACGCCTGTTTGCGCTTCGTCGAGGATCAGCAGCATGCCGCGCTCTTCGCATTTGCGCTTGAGCGCCGCCATATAGCCCGGCGGCAGTTCGATGATGCCGCCCGAACTCAGGATCGGCTCCGCGATGAAAGCCGCGAGATTGCCGCTCGACTGGCGATCGATGAGATCGAACGCGTAGTCGAGTTCCGCGAGGTAATCGTATTGCCCGTTGCGCTCGAAGCGCGGCCGGTACACGAACGGCGCGGGAATCGCGTACGAGCCCACCGCTGCGGGACCCACGCCCTTGCGTCCGGCGCTATAGGTGGCCGAAGCCGCGCCGCCCGTCATGCCGTGCCACGACTGCGCAAAGCCCACGATTTCGAATTTGCCCGTGACGAGCTTCGCCATGCGGATGGCTGCCTCGTTCGACTCAGCGCCGGTGCTCAGCAGCAGCGCCCGGTCGAGCCCGGCGGGCGTGATATCGGCGAGGCGCGTCGCCAGCTCGACCACGGGCCGCGAAAGCATGCCGCTGAACAGGTGGTCCAGCTTGCCCGCGTATTCGTTGATGACCGAGACGATCTCGGGGTGGCTGTGGCCCAACACGGCGCTCATCTGCCCCGACGTGAAATCGAGAATCGGGCGGTCGTCCGCGTCGTAGACGAAGCTGCCCTGGGCGCGTTCGATGATCATTGGCTCGAACGTGCCGCCATAGCGGATCAGGTGCTGCCGTGCGTTGCGCCAAAACTGTTCGTCGTCGTTCCTGGACACAGGCTTCTCCTTTGCGGGTGGCAGGTTTTGCTTGCAGTCTAGTCGGCGCTCTGGTTTTATAGAATCGAATAGTTCTAATGCAAGCTAGAAGAGACGCTAATATCATGAGCCGCCCGCTCGAAATCGATCTGCTGCGATCGTTCGCGGTCATTGCCGAGATGCGTTCGCTAAGCCGCGCGGCCGAACGCGTTGGCCGCACCCAGTCGGCGCTGAGCCAGCAGATCAAGCGGCTCGAGGAGATCGTCGATCAGCCGCTGTTTCAGCGCACCGGGCGCGGTGTCGCGCTGACGAGCCCTGGCGAGCGCCTGCTGGTCTACGCGCAGCGCATGCTCCGCTTGCACGACGAGGCGATGGCCGACCTGTGCGGCACGGGCTTGTCGGGCACCATCCGCTTCGGCTGCCCGGACGACTATGCAGCCGTGTTCCTCCCCTCTTTGCTGCGGCAGTTTTCGAGCCAGCATCCCCATGCGCTCGTGGAGGTCGTATGCGTTCCCACGCCGCGCCTGCTCGAACAACTCGACAAGCGGGCGGTCGACCTCGCCATGGTGTCGCTGCCTTTGACCGCCAGTGAGTTTGCCGACGCCCGCGGCACCGACGACGAGATCATTCGACGCGAGCAACTGGTCTGGATCGGTTCGCCCGAGCTCGACGCCGCCCACTTCGATCCGCTGCCGCTCGCGCTCTCCGACCCCGATACGCTCGACCACATCGCGGCCTGCGAGGCGTTGGAGCGCGCGGGCAGAGCCTACCGCGTCGCGTATGCGAGCAGCAGTCTGGCCGGGCTCACCGCGCTAGTGCGTTCGGGCCAGGCCTTCGCCGTCATGACGCAAACGGCCGTTCCGCCGGATCTGGCCATTCTCAATGGCAACCCCGCGCTGCCGCCCTTGCCGGCTGTTGGCATCACGATAAAGTTCGGGCGCAAGCGGCCGTCGCTTCTTACGGCGGCGTTTGCAGAGCACATTCGGCTCACGCTGCCGCTGTTGTGAACGCGCAGCCGCGAGAGCAGCGCAAGCCGCGCCTCAAAGCGTGTGCGGGGTCTTCGCCCTCGCGCGCACGAGCGGCGAGCGCCATTTAGTACGGGCCGCGCGCGATGGCACGCATCCCAACTTTCGCTGACAATCGCACCCTGTCTCGCGGACGATATCCACCCATGCCGAAAAGCCGAAAATCAATCGCCACGCTCCTCTGCATCGCATTCGCCGCGGGCAGCGCCGTAGCGGCACCAGCACAAAAACCGCCGGGGCCGGTCATGATGGTCCATTTCGATTACTACCCGAAAGACCGCCCGCAGATTCATGCGCTCGAACAGCGGCTGGCAAGCGCCATCAGGCGCGCCGATGCCGGCGAACTCGGCGAAACCGAAATTCACATCGACGGCAACGACGGCTATCTGTACATGTACGGGCCCGACCCGGACCGGCTGTACCGCGTCACGAGTCCCATTCTGAAGTCATCCAGATTGACGGCGCACTCCGAAGTCACGAAGTGGTATGGGCCGCGCAGGGAAACTTTTGTGATTCGCTGAGGCGGCGATCGCCTCAAAGCTTCGGATGGCACTCGAAGCGGATCGTCGAACCCTGCTGCTGCAGCGCCTCGATACCGTCCATTTGTTCGATGCCGAGGCTCGCCTGCATGCCGCGGCTCTCGCAATAGTCGGCTGCCGCGCTCACGGCGCGCCTGTGGGCGCGCGCCCAGGCGAGGCGTCCGCCGGACGCGGAGGCCGAAACGACGAACGTGTCCTGCCGATCCGCTGTGGTGACATTGCTAGCCGACGCGCAGCCGGCGAGCACCGTGCAAGCGGCGGCAAGTGAAACAAACACTCTGGTCAACGACCGCGTGATGCGCGGCGGCAACTTCGCGATGCCGCCAAACGGTTTCGACGTGCTCATGAATACAGGACCTTCACGCCGCGCTGGGCCGCCGTCTTGTGGGACTCCAGCGCCGTACGCAACTTCGCATGCTGCACGAGCTTCTGCGTCGTCGCACGCCCGGCCGTGCGAAGAACCCGCTTCGCCGCGCGCAGCGGCCGCCGCTCGTCGTCCCGGCTGTGCGCCCAGGCGCGCGCCGCGAACCAGCCGACGATCGTCCAGCCCAGCAGGATGTTGACAACCGTGATCGCAAACGCATCCTTGTGCTCACGCGCGTCGGCTTCAATGGAAGGAATCAGATACAGGGCGACGGCCGCAATGACCGAGGCACCTTCGAGAATTTGCAGCATCGCACCACCTCATGTTCTAGCGTCGAAACTGGGCGAAACGTCTGCGCGTCGCAGGGGCAAGATCGGGCGCGATCGCGCGCCGGATTGTCCACGTCCGCCAGCTTCAGAAGCTGTTTCGCTTTGACTGCACCGCGGCCGTTGGGGCCGCCGTGACATGAGGTAGCAGTTTAGGATCGTTCTATCGAAAGTCCATGCTAATAGAACGAATTCAGTGTTGCGACTGCATTAACAATCCAAGCGTGCCTTCTGACAAAAAGGAAAGGTCGAGGGATTACTGCCGAATGACACCGTGAAGTAAATGAGGGCCAGACAGCTCGTGAATGCGGTAGTCATCCGCGCGAAGCGCGCAAGGAAGACTAGCGATTTTTTGCCCGTATTTAACTTTCTGACCTTGCGCTGCCAGACGTGAATGTGGCCAATCCGATCAGGTGATTGACGGCCCGATCAGGCCGTCCGGGTTTTTCGGGTCAGGCTACAAATCGAATTCCTCCGATTGGCTCGAACAATGGCTAAGGCGAAACTTCGTCCTGGAAATCTAGTGGTTCGTTGACCCATTCGGCCGTAAAGACAGGTTTCTTGTTTCGCCTGTGGCCGTTCGGAGACGAACGACCCGGTAATTGAAAACTCGTCACGTTCGTATGGAACTTGACATCAAGCTCAATTAGATTGCTCGTAATTAATTTAGGATTACAAATGAATAAGGTGTACCTTTCTGTCTGGAATGAACTCGCGGGTATGTGGGTTGCCGTGCAGGAAAATGCTGTTGGGCGTGGCAAGAAGAAGTCCAAAGCTGGCGTGCTGACGGCGCTGGCTCTCCCCGCAGCTTGTGCTGCCGGCCTTATGTTGCCATCGGCGGCATGGGCGGATTTTTGCGCGGCAACCACCGCTTCACAATACAACTACACAGCGACTGGGACTGTGGCGAATTGCAGTTCATGGGTCGGCGGCGTGGTAGGTGGGGATACCGTGGGCTCCAGCATGTTCAACGGAATGGGGACCGGTAATACGCAGATCATTGCGTCCACGACTCAGAAGAAGCTGTTTCTTTCGCCGGGCTCGTCGAGTGGAACGGCGTACTATGCGACGCTCTCGAACGGTACGACCGGCGTTCTTTTCTCGGGTCTCAACGCCGGCTTGAATGCAAGCGATGCGGTCAACGTGAGCCAGCTCACGCCGTTGGTCAGCTCGCTCGGCGGTGGCGCTTCGTTTAACAGCTCGACTGGCGTCGTCACGGGTCCCAGCTACACGCTGACTAACGCGAATGCGATCACGGGTCAGTCGTCGTCGACCGCGCAGAACACGGTGGGCGGTGCGTTCAGTGAGGTGGATTCCGCGCTCGGCCAACTGGACACCTCCGTCACGGCGATGCAGGGCCAGGTCACGTCGCTGCAAGGCCAGATGGCGGACGCCGTGCTGTACGACTCGTCGGCGCACGATTCGGTCACGCTTGGCGGCGTCGGCGCAACGATGCCGGTCGCGCTGCACAACGTCGCAGCGGGTGCCATTAGCGCCAGCAGCACGGATGCGGTCAACGGTTCGCAAATCTATGGTCTCGCTAGCTCGACCGCTACTGCCTTGGGCGGCGGCTCGTCGGTGAATGCGGATGGCTCGATCTCCGCGCCGCAATATGCTGTGGGCGGTCAGACGTTCAGCAACGCCGGCGACGCCTTCTCGAATCTCGACGGCCGCACGACGGCGAACACCGACGCGATCAGCAATCTGCAAGGCCAGATGGCCGATGGCGTGGTCTACGACTCGTCTGCGCACAATGCCGTGACGTTTGGCGGTGTCGGTGCGACGACGCCGGTCGCGCTGCACAACGTGGCAGCGGGCACCATCAGCGCCGCCAGCACTGACGCCGTGAACGGTTCGCAACTCTACGCGACGAACCAGCAAGTGGCGCAGAACACGAGCGATATCGCCGATCTGCAGAGCAACGTCTCGA is from Paraburkholderia flagellata and encodes:
- a CDS encoding Lrp/AsnC family transcriptional regulator: MDDLDWKILALLQESGRITYTELARHVHLSVPAVTERVRRLEDAGVIEGYAARVNPAAAGYPISALIGITVPQSAKAKFLKLLGTIDEVLECHHVTGADSYVIRLVATSVADLERLLQRINLYGETRTSIVMSTPLAARALARPQNGSRGKA
- a CDS encoding aspartate aminotransferase family protein, with the protein product MSRNDDEQFWRNARQHLIRYGGTFEPMIIERAQGSFVYDADDRPILDFTSGQMSAVLGHSHPEIVSVINEYAGKLDHLFSGMLSRPVVELATRLADITPAGLDRALLLSTGAESNEAAIRMAKLVTGKFEIVGFAQSWHGMTGGAASATYSAGRKGVGPAAVGSYAIPAPFVYRPRFERNGQYDYLAELDYAFDLIDRQSSGNLAAFIAEPILSSGGIIELPPGYMAALKRKCEERGMLLILDEAQTGVGRTGMMFACEHDGVTPDILTLSKTLGAGLPLAAVVTSAQIEEAAHERGFLFYTTHVSDPLPAAVGLRVLDVVARDGLVARANIMGDRLRRGLLDLMERFECIGDIRGRGLLLGLEIVKDRRTKEPADGLGAKITRECMKLGLSMNIVQLPGMGGVFRIAPPLTVSEQEIDLGVELLGQAIERSL
- a CDS encoding LysR family transcriptional regulator yields the protein MSRPLEIDLLRSFAVIAEMRSLSRAAERVGRTQSALSQQIKRLEEIVDQPLFQRTGRGVALTSPGERLLVYAQRMLRLHDEAMADLCGTGLSGTIRFGCPDDYAAVFLPSLLRQFSSQHPHALVEVVCVPTPRLLEQLDKRAVDLAMVSLPLTASEFADARGTDDEIIRREQLVWIGSPELDAAHFDPLPLALSDPDTLDHIAACEALERAGRAYRVAYASSSLAGLTALVRSGQAFAVMTQTAVPPDLAILNGNPALPPLPAVGITIKFGRKRPSLLTAAFAEHIRLTLPLL
- a CDS encoding superinfection immunity protein, with protein sequence MLQILEGASVIAAVALYLIPSIEADAREHKDAFAITVVNILLGWTIVGWFAARAWAHSRDDERRPLRAAKRVLRTAGRATTQKLVQHAKLRTALESHKTAAQRGVKVLYS
- a CDS encoding YadA-like family protein, producing MNKVYLSVWNELAGMWVAVQENAVGRGKKKSKAGVLTALALPAACAAGLMLPSAAWADFCAATTASQYNYTATGTVANCSSWVGGVVGGDTVGSSMFNGMGTGNTQIIASTTQKKLFLSPGSSSGTAYYATLSNGTTGVLFSGLNAGLNASDAVNVSQLTPLVSSLGGGASFNSSTGVVTGPSYTLTNANAITGQSSSTAQNTVGGAFSEVDSALGQLDTSVTAMQGQVTSLQGQMADAVLYDSSAHDSVTLGGVGATMPVALHNVAAGAISASSTDAVNGSQIYGLASSTATALGGGSSVNADGSISAPQYAVGGQTFSNAGDAFSNLDGRTTANTDAISNLQGQMADGVVYDSSAHNAVTFGGVGATTPVALHNVAAGTISAASTDAVNGSQLYATNQQVAQNTSDIADLQSNVSNISGQMANAVSYDSSAHDSITLGGAGATTAVALHNVATGTAATDAVNVGQMNDALAAVSQEAANAANPFVAANGDRASEGAVASGTHATAVGPNAVASGANSVALGAGSVADRDNSVSVGSAGNERQITNVAAGTAGTDAVNVDQLNAATAQSQGYVDSRIAGVQNQIDDAKRSAFGAAAAAMAVAGLPQPTQPGKTMVAAGASHIGGQTGMALGISYVTENNKWVGKLAASSSSQGNTGVTVGAGYQW